A genomic region of Aeropyrum pernix K1 contains the following coding sequences:
- the pdhA gene encoding pyruvate dehydrogenase (acetyl-transferring) E1 component subunit alpha: MSKTGLIDTPFKPVEKNVVEEYKTLLEDALGFKRAVDEEGRVVDEELLPKVSEGEIVEIYTYMVRARVIDSWLLKLQRMGKVALHAPNKGQEAVAVGAAKPLRRDDWVFPSYRELGAYLVRGMSEEEILDRALANADDPLKGSDFAIFGNRKYNLVPAPVPVGNQIPISVGAAYAMKYLGRDTVTLTFFGDGATSRGDFHAGLNFAGVFKVPAVLVIQNNQWAISVPRARQTAAPSLAVKGLAYGVPGVRIDGNDVMVVYKIVSDAAEKARRGGGPTLIEAVTYRLGPHTTADDPSRYRTSEEERIMERYEPLRRMRKFMESMGILTEKEALSIEEEWNSKVEEIVRKVLAKPPLPENVFFQNVYGEKPWFIQEEERDLEETLKTMEELGLSYKE, encoded by the coding sequence ATGAGTAAAACAGGCCTTATTGATACTCCTTTCAAGCCTGTCGAGAAAAACGTTGTGGAGGAGTATAAGACTCTCCTCGAAGATGCTCTGGGGTTTAAGAGGGCAGTCGACGAGGAGGGCAGGGTAGTCGACGAGGAACTTCTTCCCAAGGTCAGCGAGGGGGAGATTGTAGAGATATACACCTACATGGTCAGGGCGAGAGTTATCGACAGTTGGCTTCTGAAGCTGCAGAGGATGGGTAAGGTTGCGCTACACGCCCCAAACAAGGGGCAGGAGGCCGTTGCAGTGGGCGCCGCGAAGCCTTTGAGGAGAGATGACTGGGTGTTCCCCAGCTATAGAGAGCTCGGCGCCTACCTGGTCAGGGGTATGAGCGAGGAGGAAATTCTCGACAGGGCTCTGGCGAACGCTGACGACCCTCTGAAGGGAAGCGACTTCGCCATATTCGGAAACAGGAAGTATAACCTGGTGCCAGCCCCCGTCCCTGTGGGCAACCAGATCCCCATCTCGGTGGGCGCCGCGTACGCGATGAAGTACCTGGGCAGGGATACGGTTACCCTCACATTCTTCGGCGACGGCGCCACCAGCAGGGGCGACTTCCACGCCGGGCTAAACTTCGCTGGCGTGTTCAAGGTTCCAGCGGTTTTAGTGATACAGAACAACCAGTGGGCTATAAGCGTTCCCAGGGCGAGACAGACTGCCGCACCCTCACTGGCTGTTAAGGGTCTTGCATATGGGGTTCCGGGCGTTAGGATAGATGGCAACGATGTAATGGTGGTGTACAAGATTGTCAGCGATGCGGCGGAGAAGGCTAGGAGAGGCGGTGGACCAACCTTGATAGAGGCTGTGACATACAGGCTTGGCCCACACACAACGGCCGACGACCCCTCAAGGTACAGGACTAGTGAGGAAGAGAGAATTATGGAGAGGTATGAACCCCTGAGGAGGATGAGGAAGTTCATGGAGAGCATGGGTATATTGACCGAGAAGGAGGCCCTCAGCATAGAGGAGGAGTGGAATAGCAAGGTTGAAGAGATAGTGAGGAAGGTGCTGGCGAAGCCCCCGCTGCCGGAGAACGTGTTCTTCCAGAACGTATACGGGGAGAAGCCCTGGTTCATCCAGGAGGAGGAGCGGGATCTGGAGGAGACGCTCAAAACTATGGAGGAGCTGGGCCTGAGCTATAAGGAGTAG